TGTAAAAACTCTTCTCTTTGACCAAGTTCTATGATCCaagtattaatttaaataaaaaaatcagctGAATTGTTTTACAGACCACCTTTCGTAGTCATAAGTAAGTTGGCTTTCTAAAGGCAATGGGTTTAATAGATGAGATTGGCTGcttttactttaaatttgagACAGAATGGAAATACAAAACTGCACATCTGCAAGATATTTTCTTAAGACTGCATGCTGAGTAAATTTAATCAATAGGTCTCTATCATTATAAGTGTTTACATCTCAGCTCAGAGCGCTAGAGCGTAGAGGAATGAACAAAAACTGTAAATCGCAGATCATTTGATAACTTGTCATTGTTGATTTTCACTCCtgaaaacttaattttttgttAGTAAATGAGGTTCCCCTATACCAGTCTAAAAGATGCTAGTTTAGAGGTGGCTGAAGGTCTATTTAGTCTATTGTATTGGATATTACTTGAcatgaaaaccatttatttaaattatttggtaAACATGGTAACATGATATGTCTTATGTGCACTAAACTTCTGCTAGAGGTAATGAAACATCTATGTTGAAAGTTTgtcaaattttgaaaacttaATTTTCATTATCACTTCAGCATATTAGCGTCTGTGACCAAACAACTCAGAACTAAAATATTTGTGTCAACTCCCTAATCAATAGAAAACAAAAGATTCTGATTGCAGTCTTGATACTTATAAGTACTGCTATAAATAGACGTTTATTCCATTCTATCCAAAAAATTGTTGCTTTCGGATAGATTGCGGTTAGCCAAACTAACTGCAGTTAACCGTCTGCAGcatctatcaaataatatgagAAAGGGAATATTCACTACCAACTTGCATAATGGTTTTGCTCTACACCGTTGATTTATTCAATTATTTGACCTGTTTCGCTGATATATATTGATCCCCTTTGATTATTGTTGAGATGCATATGGATGAATTAAAACAAAGTTATGATCGTTGGGAATTTCACAAATATCTGTGTCTCAAATCATTAGTACTCGATAATCTCGTACGTAAGATGGCATTGTTACGAATATGGGGATTATGAGCTCTTAGCTTGTGTTCCACTAATATGTACTTGGAAAAATGAGATGTATCAGCCAGTTAGTTAGCTATTGATGGAGTTCTTGCACCATTCATTAGACATACGATAAAACTGATTgataaactttcaaatagaaatAAACCTGCAACAACATTCAAATAGTGGTTAGGGTATTGAAGACCATAATTTTATGTAGGTGTATTCATGGATTGTAGCAGCAGTTTTTAACAGGTGTGCAAAATGTTGCAGGCAATGTTTTCAACAGCCTTTGGATCATCAGCTCGGGGATTTATAGGCGGGGCAGTGATCACAGCTTCTATATCATATGCTATTCTTCACAGACAGACTCCAGATAAACCGGTAACAGGTCATGTACCTGGTAGGtctattaaaaatgaacttacacagttttcgtagattttatcagaaagtatcagctttttcaaccattttgatttttttaatatttgaggtgatccgactgccaggatgtctcaagatttaaaatcgacaaaacttgatcgcggttaaaacgctcagaagaaaaatttttgcaaaatgatgtcactgaTTATCATTGTGGTAGTTGATACcgactattgcgttcaagttgcagtctTACAcgtttctattctgtcagttttTTGCAACTATCGATGTCAtgatcacactttcgcttgatctgaccATTCTAATCgcggtcaagttttgtcaattttaatcttgaaacatcctggcgatcagattacctcaaacatcaaacacaatcgaaaatgataaaaaatactgacactttttgcaaaaatttactaaaatttttttgcaagttcaGTGATTAGTCACCCCTGAGTCACCCCTGAGTAATTGAACTGACGGAGCAACTAAAAATTGATCAAGTGTTGAGAACTTAGTGTAGCCATTTGGTTCTCTCAGTCTCTAAGATTATAATGTTGTTCTATCTCTTATATGGTATTCCTAAATGCATGCTCCTCTTCATCATCAGCCATCATTCTGACTTGTATGTTATTGTTATCTTTTTATAGGTGTCAATTTACATTGCAGGTATTGCTGTCAATCTTCAACCAGTGGTAGTTAAGCATTTATGATGCTGTAAGAGCCCATATATTTTGGTAGAGAAGTTTCCATTTGGAGAGCCAAAAGACATGCGACGCACTCTCCACTATTCCGGTCACACTGTTTATTATGATTTTGCTAAAAAACAACCTCTTTGGGTCTCGCAGGTCTTGACCAAAGAATCCCTCAAAGGTAAATATTGTTAACATTTCCATTGCTTTTTATGCTGCGTAGAAAATTTCAGAATACATGTTCTttttgtttgagatttttttaatttttgcactTTTGGAAGtctattacacatatataaatccATAAAACAAAACTGTTCCATGATGTCTCATCAGTTCATCTTGCATGTTCTCAAATGACGCTATCTTCTGGCTGGTCTATCTTAGTTTTTTTCAATTCAGACaataatgaaaaaatgtttCCATGTAAATTGCCATAAATACTTGTATATGCTAGCGATATTCTAATGCTGCTTTTGTAGATAAGGCGCATATTTAGAGTAGCTATTGATGTAGACCTTTCAGCACTTCGGTCACCGGCCCCTTCTGTATTACCTCCCACTTTCAGGAAAAGCTAACAGAAGACAGAGCAAGTTTCGTCGCGATGGCCAAATACCAGAAGCCTTTTCGGCTGATAATGCTGATTATGTTAGCAGTGGCTGGTCAAGAGGTCATATGGCAGCAGCCGCTGACTTTAAACATTCCCAGGTAGGTATTGTACAGCTCACATTTGGGCTGATTGTCCCCCCAGTGACCACTTTCTATTAATGGTATTCttattgtatattatacaatacataatagTTTGCTGTTGACCCGTCAGCAAATGCGGTGAACTTGTGTTAAATTAGGGAAGACAGGAATAGTCACACAGCCATCTAAGCAAGGCTTTCAATATCAGATAAAAAACAGGAGAGGAAATTCTGCAACAGACACAGAAAAGCTTgcaactgaaattatttttggtCAAGCACAACTCAACTTGCAATGTGATTcgacaatatttttattagctaGTGTAGTTGTTCCTTTTCTCACTACCAGTTGATACACATTCTCTGTTCACCGAAAAACAAAACCGTGTAAAAATAGAACACAAAATAGCTGCTGTTACTCGCCTGAGATGGCTACAATCTTTGCCAACTTTCATCGGCTGATTTGTCATTAATAAAAGCAGTTTTACTCTATTTTGTAAAAGGCtcttttgttttgtttaggCAAACTTCTGGTAGGTCAGTTGAAATATGAGCTCTTTGACTGCATAAGGTTGATTGCCTTGTGAACATcgcttaatggttgacttgcaacaaaattcacattacagttattgggTATtgaaagattcgccatgtcttactcagttgttttgtaggttcaaaatatgtgaaaatgcgattacaagctcttaaaagctcaaaaacgaacagttaatcgcggccatcacgaaaacgccatagattataatctctttccaaaacggttcaaatgggatgtagctgaacaagatggcttcggtttacactttcatgcaacctcatttgtcgaaatattttcacaaatatactttacgcattcaataaaaccatgtctactgtCCTTACgggtctatttcatcatcattgtaatgctgtaactttgagcactgatatctcaaaacctaccgtgaaaattcgtttaatttttcaaccttggctcgaataagtgcatattattctctgataaacatgatgagcctgttggtcatctgtgatagtaaaaaaatgctgcagaagtttttcgcgctgtttggcagaagGTATGGGTCagatgatcagattacgactagacaattagaccaagtcgaaacaaaactgtaaagtggcgagtatttatatttgatacgggcttttctgTAGAAcgcgaagtgtttgtcataaactagtgctatgagacgttttatattgagccttttattggcctttcaattcacgtgataacatcacgtgtcaaaacaataaccaaattgtttgaatacgtcaaaaaaataaattgattccaacctacggcgttttcgtgatggcggcgattaactgttcgctttttagcttttaaaacgtagtaatcacatttccacatattttgcacctacaacacagcagagtaagacatggtgactATTTTGATACCCAAttattgtaatgtgaattttgttgcaagtcaacctttaagagagCATATGCTCAGCAAAATTTACAGCTCTATCTGACGGGGCTGATTATTTTAAGCTTTAGTCATTGTTTCTTACCAAACCAATTAAAATCAACGGCtgtcattgtttacattgtttTCATATTAATACACAATTCCGTGTGAAATTGTTATAAATGCAATTAGTTGTTGAACTATTGTCATTAATATGATGGATacttttataatgataaaataattaaattggtGAAATGTGCGTATGACTGTTTTATGAAGGTATAGGTTGGTGGTGTTGTTCATGCTCCTTCCTCTTCGCGGAaaagaaatttgtaaaatatcctaTGTTGAATTTCTTTTCTCAATGAGGTACATTAAGAGTTTTGTCCCCACGACGATCTGTGGGTTGTGGAAGTATCACTCCTACTACGGTATGTTATGCTGTTCTTTAGGAAGCCATGGATGACACATTTTTCTTAACTAATATAGTACCACAAGATGGAGACAACAATTCAGGTTTTTGGAATAGACTGGAGATGTACTGTCGGGATCTGACAAAAAAGTTTGATGTTGTGTACATCATCACCGGTCCTATCTATCATGTGAACATGGATGATGATCATGTGAACAAGGATGATGATCATGTGAACAAGAATGATGATCATGTGAACATGGCTAGAAATTACGTGAAATATGAGGTAAGTTGattagataatatatttttgttatgaGACAAGCGTTATTTATGTGCGTGTAGTGTTTTCTTGTTTATATATTGCTTTTTTCGGGAAGAATTTGATATTTGGAGATATTTTTGTttgataatgtaaagtttacaCAGACATGTATTATGAAGGATTAATTGTTACATATATCGCTgattgaaatatatattttcattaatTTGTGAATCTGTTTGGCTAAAGATAAAGATGGACATAATTGTTTGATATCACCATAAGAATCATACAAAGGGGACATCACAAACAGAGAAAGAATAATAATGCGGCTGCATGAAACATAGTAAAAAGGTATAACAAGATAATAACACCAATGGCATTTATGAGCACCCAAATTTTGAAATGCTATAAAGGAGATCAATGATTCGTAAGTGAATGGCACGTCGCTGTATCGGGGATAAGAGTTTTTGGTAAAGGTTAATTGTCATTTTACACACAGATATTTCTTATGCATGCTGATTGCGGTCTCGATGTAATGAAATGGATTTAGCTAGATAGTTCTAAAAtggttttctttttgtttaaaaaataattgcatctGTTCACGAATAACAATAGAGTTATTCTTCTTTTGGCACTTTCTTTGCATATCTCTGTTGCGTATGGcttttatagtaaagattttttgTTACAAATGGGGAGTTATGGTCAATGCTTGAAAGCTGGTACGGTGACATGATGAAGGTTGTATTTGATTGATTAATAAGCGCGTGCAA
The genomic region above belongs to Watersipora subatra chromosome 1, tzWatSuba1.1, whole genome shotgun sequence and contains:
- the LOC137394782 gene encoding nuclease EXOG, mitochondrial-like, translated to MFSTAFGSSARGFIGGAVITASISYAILHRQTPDKPVTGHVPEKFPFGEPKDMRRTLHYSGHTVYYDFAKKQPLWVSQVLTKESLKGKANRRQSKFRRDGQIPEAFSADNADYVSSGWSRGHMAAAADFKHSQEAMDDTFFLTNIVPQDGDNNSGFWNRLEMYCRDLTKKFDVVYIITGPIYHVNMDDDHVNKDDDHVNKNDDHVNMARNYVKYEVIGNNNVPVPTHLYKVIVAFDEGESKRAMGAFIVPNRPISKEEINLAKYQVGRDHLQLLTGFDFLPELAADKTCDLCTAKGDSCLLKNWKDVEIYFAKRNLQFAASQQDIDAVTKLLKKKNIKVDNNMRALIKSKQIEMNENEAPIKGIAQS